Proteins found in one Carassius auratus strain Wakin chromosome 42, ASM336829v1, whole genome shotgun sequence genomic segment:
- the LOC113060456 gene encoding 39S ribosomal protein L33, mitochondrial, producing MFLTTVNLAKNKSKTLLVQMVSAAGTGYCFNTKRGRLRDKLVLRKHDPIVNKHVLFIEKRKIRSL from the exons ATGTTTCTCACTACAGTAAACC TTGCCAAGAACAAATCTAA GACATTGCTGGTTCAGATGGTGAGTGCAGCTGGCACAGGGTATTGTTTTAACACGAAGAGGGGCCGATTGAGGGACAAACTGGTTTTGCGAAAGCATGACCCTATAG TTAACAAACATGTTCTATTCATTGAGAAGAGGAAGATACGTTCTCTTTAA